From one Paramormyrops kingsleyae isolate MSU_618 chromosome 1, PKINGS_0.4, whole genome shotgun sequence genomic stretch:
- the LOC111855593 gene encoding protocadherin-8-like encodes MNNYSGKRVWFHCIVFVSVLIIAQSITTKYQTYEEDDPGTEIGNLSEDLKINLSNSSQTSFRFMHEANSCVIQMREMDGLLTVRERIDREALCPLSPRCLISFDVVVFTNEKFQLVHIEIEILDINDNSPQFPSNERYIEVSENTAVGTRLPLDVAADQDVGQNYIQSYQISFNSHFGIDVQRGEDGLKFAELVLLEELDREKEDSYIIQLSATDGGNPAKSGSMNVYINVLDYNDNSPSFEKSLLKVELAEDAPVGFLLLKVHAFDPDDGANGEVVYGFTDDSSTDAKRVFQIDSHSGAVTLKALVDYETKKSYEFKIQARDLGMNSVPSTCKITVEIFDVNDNAPEISIKPITSVSEGVVYITEAAAKDSFVALISTSDRDSGSNGRVTSSLQGHEHFRLHKAYGDTFMIVTTATLDRERIPEYNLTVVAQDLGSPPFKTIKLFSIRVSDENDNPPLFSKSVYEVSVMENNVPGSYISTVIARDWDVGDNGKVTYKLLDRKVAGGVPLSSYVSVHPVSGSLFAMRSFDYEALKQIEAEVIAIDSGTPKLSSTTLIRVEVVDQNDNSPYITYPYLFNNSAEVAVPYNVPAGYPVLRVKARDVDEGANGKLTFKIVEDVLELFSINKDTGDIVLKYGLTFMIGDTAEIKILVTDNGRSPLSITASIHFLVTEMQPSEDQIVFVSQPTDMEYLDLDVSLVFIIILAGGCVLLMMAIMIVGFSYLKNQRNGDNEPGFSLNHLESSSSPPNDKNTLQQSAAKYSDQLSVKDSGKGDSDFNDSDSDISGDGCRKALHLNVHATCSIQSPDALAADWPGNYCVIPAIAPVSYGRGNTLPSALAAACRLPQTNPTSRKDPGHSTHMTRVRGFRQSFTRTDAVPPLSYQHAENTGRQPSVWCPDSEYINMLREVATPF; translated from the exons ATGAATAATTATTCAGGGAAGAGAGTGTGGTTTCATTGCATTGTATTTGTTAGTGTGCTGATAATTGCACAAAGTATAACAACCAAGTACCAGACGTATGAAGAGGATGACCCCGGCACGGAAATAGGTAATTTGTCAGAAGATTTGAAGATCAACTTATCAAACAGTTCCCAAACAAGTTTCCGTTTTATGCACGAGGCAAATTCATGTGTTATCCAGATGCGGGAGATGGATGGACTTCTGACTGTCAGAGAGCGCATTGACCGTGAGGCGCTGTGCCCCCTCTCACCTCGCTGCCTGATCtcttttgatgttgttgttttcaCCAATGAAAAGTTTCAGCTAGTTCACATTGAGATCGAGATACTGGATATAAATGACAACTCGCCACAATTTCCCAGCAATGAGAGGTACATCGAGGTTTCTGAGAACACAGCGGTGGGAACACGGCTACCATTGGACGTCGCTGCAGACCAAGATGTGGGCCAGAACTACATTCAGAGTTATCAGATTTCCTTTAACAGCCACTTTGGTATAGATGTACAAAGAGGTGAGGATGGACTTAAATTTGCTGAGCTTGTTCTGCTTGAAGAACTGGACAGAGAAAAGGAGGATTCATATATAATTCAACTATCAGCTACAGATGGGGGAAATCCTGCTAAATCAGGGTCAATGAATGTATACATCAACGTGCTGGATTATAATGACAACAGTCCATCATTTGAGAAGAGTTTATTAAAGGTTGAACTGGCCGAAGATGCACCTGTGGGGTTCCTTCTGCTGAAAGTGCATGCTTTTGACCCTGATGATGGTGCTAATGGTGAGGTGGTTTATGGATTTACTGATGACTCCTCCACAGATGCAAAACGAGTTTTCCAAATAGACTCACATTCTGGTGCTGTGACCTTAAAAGCTTTAGTTgattatgaaacaaaaaagtcaTATGAATTTAAAATTCAAGCTAGGGACCTAGGCATGAACTCGGTGCCATCTACCTGTAAAATCACAGTAGAAATTTTTGATGTTAATGACAATGCACCTGAAATAAGCATCAAACCAATCACTTCAGTTAGTGAGGGAGTCGTTTACATTACCGAGGCAGCAGCTAAAGACAGTTTTGTGGCTCTCATCAGTACTTCGGACAGAGATTCTGGCTCAAATGGGCGTGTTACCAGCAGTCTGCAAGGACATGAACATTTCAGGCTGCACAAGGCATATGGAGACACCTTCATGATTGTCACAACGGCCACCTTAGACAGAGAGAGAATTCCAGAGTACAACCTGACGGTAGTCGCCCAGGACTTGGGATCCCCACCCTTCAAAACGATAAAACTGTTCAGCATCAGGGTGAGTGATGAAAATGACAACCCACCACTTTTTAGCAAGTCAGTCTATGAAGTCTCAGTCATGGAAAACAATGTCCCTGGCTCATATATTTCCACTGTGATAGCCCGTGATTGGGATGTAGGAGACAATGGCAAAGTGACATACAAACTGCTAGACAGAAAAGTTGCTGGAGGAGTTCCATTGTCTTCCTATGTGTCTGTACACCCTGTTTCAGGCTCTTTGTTTGCTATGAGGTCTTTTGATTATGAAGCACTGAAGCAAATTGAAGCAGAGGTCATAGCCATCGACAGTGGTACCCCTAAACTGTCAAGTACAACTTTAATTAGGGTGGAGGTAGTAGACCAAAATGACAATTCCCCATATATTACTTAtccatatttatttaataactcTGCAGAGGTAGCTGTACCTTACAATGTACCTGCAGGTTACCCTGTCCTTAGAGTGAAGGCGCGAGATGTAGATGAGGGTGCCAATGGGAAGCTCACCTTCAAGATTGTGGAAGATGTCCTGGAACTCTTCTCTATCAACAAGGACACTGGGGACATAGTCCTCAAGTATGGTCTGACGTTCATGATTGGAGACACGGCGGAAATCAAAATTTTGGTGACCGACAACGGGAGATCACCCCTCTCAATCACTGCCTCCATCCACTTCCTAGTGACGGAAATGCAGCCTTCTGAAGATCAGATTGTGTTTGTATCACAACCCACTGATATGGAATATTTGGACTTGGATGTTTCGCTTGTGTTTATTATCATACTCGCTGGGGGCTGTGTTCTGTTAATGATGGCGATTATGATTGTTGGATTTTCCTACTTAAAGAACCAGAGAAATGGAGACA ATGAACCAGGCTTCAGTTTGAATCATTTGGAATCCTCTTCTTCTCCACCAAATGATAAAAATACTTTGCAACAAAG TGCCGCTAAATACAGTGATCAGCTCAGCGTGAAGGACAGTGGCAAGGGGGATAGTGACTTCAACGACAGTGACTCTGACATCAGCGGAGATGGATGCAGGAAAGCCTTACATTTGAATGTTCACGCTACCT GTTCGATTCAGTCTCCTGACGCCCTTGCAGCGGATTGGCCGGGCAATTACTGTGTAATCCCTGCTATCGCACCAGTCTCCTATGGGAGGGGCAATACATTACCCTCAGCCCTGGCGGCTGCCTGCAGGCTTCCTCAAACAAATCCCACTTCCCGGAAGGACCCTGGCCACAGCACTCACATGACCAGAGTGAGAGGCTTCCGGCAATCCTTCACCAGGACTGATGCAGTGCCCCCTCTGTCCTACCAGCATGCAGAGAACACAGGACGTCAGCCCAGTGTGTGGTGTCCGGACAGCGAGTACATCAACATGCTGCGTGAAGTTGCAACCCCTTTTTAA